The Arctopsyche grandis isolate Sample6627 chromosome 7, ASM5162203v2, whole genome shotgun sequence genome includes a window with the following:
- the SmF gene encoding small ribonucleoprotein particle protein SmF, whose product MTAAMPINPKPFLNSLTGKAVLVKLKWGHEYKGYLVSVDGYMNLQLANTEEHIGGNCTGNLGEVLIRCNNVLYIRGAEDEDEEGEMKD is encoded by the exons ATGACGGCGGCTATGCCAATTAACCCCAAACCATTCCTCAATAGCTTAACAGGCAAAGCAGTCCTTGTGAAATTAAAATGGGGCCATGAATATAAAGGCTACCTCGTATCTGTAGACGGATACATGAATCTTCAATTGGCCAATACAGAAGAACACATTGGAGGAAACTGCAcag GAAATCTCGGGGAAGTCCTAATCAGATGCAATAACGTATTATATATTCGAGGAGCTGAAGATGAAGACGAAGAAGGGGAGATGAAAGATTAG
- the LOC143914559 gene encoding transmembrane protein 64 has protein sequence MVGMEEAQVEAGVGGAGAAGVGAGVGVGVGVGVGVGVGVGVSSVSRGKCRGWCRGCLSPILSILLSALAACLLLGVAWLCRGWLRAALVWVQSQSAWLVCTLFLALFTLVSFPVAVGYLVLLVSAGYLLGVWALPLVLVSANVGVFVAHQVIRRLGSAAAPLRRLLRSDSARALLRVISGPHSFRIVVFARLSPIPFGIQNTIFAVSNVGGLRYHAATLLGLLPAQIINVYLGSTLRSMHDVLQESHITGYIMFACQITIGITLMVWVVQKARKELTLALIEAEGGLTSSSSSTSLMGS, from the exons ATGGTGGGAATGGAGGAGGCGCAAGTCGAGGCGGGTGTGGGCGGAGCGGGCGCGGCAGGAGTCGGAGCCGGAGTCGGAGtgggagtcggagtcggagtcggagtcggagtcggagtcggagtctcGAGTGTGTCGAGAGGCAAGTGTCGAGGCTGGTGTCGCGGCTGCCTCTCGCCCATCCTGTCGATCCTGCTGTCGGCTCTGGCCGCGTGTCTCCTGCTAGGCGTCGCCTGGTTGTGCCGCGGTTGGCTCCGGGCAGCGCTGGTGTGGGTGCAGTCGCAGTCCGCGTGGCTCGTCTGCACCCTCTTCCTGGCCCTGTTCACGCTCGTCAGCTTCCCGGTAGCCGTGGGCTATCTGGTGCTGCTGGTGTCCGCGGGCTACCTGCTGGGCGTGTGGGCTCTCCCCCTCGTGCTGGTCTCCGCCAACGTGGGCGTCTTCGTGGCTCATCAGGTCATCCGGCGACTGGGCTCGGCCGCTGCACCTCTCCGCAGGCTGCTCCGCTCCGACTCTGCTCGAGCTCTCCTCAGGGTTATTTCAGGACCGCACTCTTTTCGCATCGTCGTCTTCGCTCGACTCTCGCCCATTCCGTTCGGGATTCAGAATACTATATTCGCC GTGAGTAACGTAGGAGGACTTCGCTATCACGCTGCGACCCTTCTAGGATTGCTTCCAGCTCAAATTATCAACGTGTACCTCGGTTCAACTCTTCGGTCCATGCACGACGTCTTGCAAGAGTCCCACATTACCGGATACATCATGTTCGCGTGCCAG ATTACAATCGGGATCACGCTGATGGTGTGGGTGGTGCAGAAGGCCAGGAAGGAGTTGACGTTGGCTTTGATAGAAGCCGAGGGTGGTTTGACGTCGTCGAGCAGCTCGACGTCCCTGATGGGCAGCTAG